In Salarias fasciatus chromosome 20, fSalaFa1.1, whole genome shotgun sequence, a single window of DNA contains:
- the dclre1b gene encoding 5' exonuclease Apollo gives MSCGKVIPHTPLAVDFWQVRKCTGARLFFLSHMHSDHTAGLSSTWSDRPIYCSPITASLLRLKLQVKEKWIHPLELGEPHLLPLDDIGKETLTVTLIDANHCPGAVMFLFEGYFGTILYTGDFRYTPSMLREPCFQTNTAIDVLYLDDTNCDPNRTLPTRQRATQQIKEIIRSHPHHAVVIGLYALGKESLLLELALEFKTWVEVSVERMETLRALELPDVFTTEPGAGRIRAVKQWEICSAALREWNREQPTLAILPTSRPLVSFHPDVYVVPFSDHSSYQELEDFVAALRPASVVPLLASHLPGGLAALLPSRKRHEVLVPESVRNYMLGQPEQRRLDSSACARLHRRHVQQLPPRGVIFDSPGQACSPDAVRSDCLQLLEEEMNTDSSEDDSDCILVDFSKNISPDRSRKAAGDPWRLDIIRTASDETVSEFGQLSHSSSSCVEMKNSTTTKRPFESEAQMKAVRQNGHRPPRSHSSPSDGDNVSQHRGVGQNDPEEESSSSSERRRSRLEQLEIGLLKNLPFSKEDMNPRGLLPRSFVLRHPLTPQSKTTSVIVFS, from the exons ATGTCCTGCGGGAAGGTGATCCCGCACACCCCGCTGGCTGTGGACTTCTGGCAGGTCCGCAAATGTACGGGGGCTcggctcttcttcctctcccacATGCACAGCGACCACACGGCGGGGCTGAGCTCCACCTGGAGCGACAGGCCCATCTACTGCTCCCCGATCACCGCCTCTCTGCTccggctgaagctgcag GTGAAAGAAAAGTGGATCCATCCCCTGGAGCTGGGTGAGCCACACCTGCTCCCGCTGGATGACATTGGAAAGGAGACACTCACGGTCACACTCATAGACGCTAACCACTGTCCAGGAGCGGTCATGTTCCTGTTCGAAGGCTACTTTGGCACTATCCTGTATACtg GTGACTTCAGATACACCCCTTCAATGCTGCGGGAGCCGTGCTTTCAGACCAACACCGCCATCGATGTCCTGTACCTGGATGACACCAACTGTGACCCCAACCGCACGTTGCCCACCAGACAGCGAGCCACACAACAGATCAAAGAGATCATTCGCAGCCATCCCCACCACGCTGTTGTCATCG GTCTGTACGCGCTGGGTAAGGagtcgctgctgctggagctggcgCTGGAGTTTAAGACCTGGGTGGAGGTGAGcgtggagaggatggagaccCTCAGAGCTCTGGAGCTGCCTGACGTCTTCACCACCGAGCCCGGCGCCGGCCGCATCCGCGCCGTCAAGCAGTGGGAGATCTGCTCCGCCGCTCTGCGGGAGTGGAACAGGGAGCAGCCCACCTTGGCCATCCTCCCCACCAGCAGGCCCCTGGTCTCCTTCCACCCCGACGTCTACGTCGTGCCCTTTTCGGACCACTCGTCctaccaggagctggaggatttCGTCGCCGCGCTCAGACCCGCCTCCGTGGTGCCGCTGCTGGCGAGCCATCTGCCCGGCGGCCTCGCTGCGTTGCTCCCCAGCAGGAAGCGCCACGAAGTCCTGGTGCCCGAGTCGGTCAGGAACTACATGCTGGGGCAGCCTGAGCAGCGGAGGCTCGACTCCTCGGCGTGCGCTCGCCTCCATCGCAGGCACGTCCAGCAGCTCCCCCCCAGAGGAGTGATCTTTGACTCCCCTGGTCAGGCGTGCAGTCCGGACGCCGTGCGGTCcgactgtctgcagctgctggaagagGAGATGAACACCGACAGCAGCGAGGACGACTCCGACTGCATCCTGGTGGACTTCAGCAAAAACATCTctccagacagaagcaggaaaGCCGCCGGAGACCCGTGGAGGCTTGATATCATCCGCACGGCGTCCGATGAAACGGTATCAGAGTTTGGTCAGCTCAGccacagcagctcttcctgtGTTGAGATGAAAAATAGCACAACCACAAAACGGCCTTTTGAAAGTGAAGCCCAGATGAAAGCCGTTCGCCAGAATGGACACCGACCGCCGCGGAGCCACAGCTCCCCGTCAGACGGGGATAACGTGAGCCAGCACCGCGGGGTTGGTCAGAATGACCCCGAAGAGGAgagcagctcttcctctgaGCGGCGCCGCAGTCGTTTAGAGCAGCTGGAAATCGGCCTTTTGAAGAACCTGCCTTTCTCGAAGGAGGACATGAATCCCCGAGGCCTCCTGCCCAGGAGCTTCGTACTGCGGCATCCTCTCACCCCTCAGAGCAAGACGACCTCTGTCATCGTCTTCTCTTAG